The following are encoded together in the Streptosporangiales bacterium genome:
- a CDS encoding FCD domain-containing protein — MATRKSLRVERVPAPIRSRVTDNLRRAIISREFQPGERLIERELVEMTGVSRTSIREALRELAAEGLVSTTPNKGTAVTTLSAKEASELYQMRSVLEGLAGRLFVENATEAQKRALAKQVTKLERLAKKGARILDAKDEFYRILFEGAGNDTLRATVSSLHARVTYLRSLSLSTSGRPQDSVVELHAIADAVMSNDAGGAEKGCSEHVEQARLAAMLALESLEPTADGRKAGRSSKR; from the coding sequence ATGGCGACCCGGAAGTCTCTCAGGGTCGAGCGCGTCCCGGCGCCCATCCGGTCCAGGGTCACCGACAACCTGCGCCGCGCGATCATCTCCCGCGAGTTCCAGCCCGGTGAGCGCCTGATCGAGCGTGAGCTGGTCGAGATGACCGGCGTCTCCCGCACGAGTATCCGTGAGGCTCTGCGAGAGTTGGCCGCCGAGGGCCTGGTCAGCACGACTCCGAACAAGGGCACCGCGGTGACGACGCTCAGTGCCAAGGAGGCCTCTGAGTTGTACCAGATGCGCTCCGTGCTCGAAGGGCTCGCCGGGCGGCTGTTCGTGGAGAACGCCACGGAGGCGCAGAAGAGGGCGCTGGCCAAGCAGGTGACCAAGCTCGAGAGGCTGGCGAAGAAGGGGGCGCGAATCCTCGACGCCAAGGACGAGTTCTATCGGATCCTGTTCGAGGGCGCCGGGAACGACACCCTGCGCGCGACCGTGTCCAGCCTGCACGCTCGCGTGACGTACCTGCGGTCACTGTCGTTGTCGACCAGCGGGCGGCCGCAGGACAGCGTCGTGGAGCTGCATGCGATCGCGGATGCGGTCATGTCCAACGACGCCGGCGGTGCCGAGAAGGGCTGCTCCGAGCATGTCGAACAGGCCCGCCTGGCCGCGATGCTCGCGCTGGAGTCGTTGGAGCCGACGGCAGACGGGCGCAAGGCCGGCAGGTCGTCGAAACGCTGA
- the nirB gene encoding nitrite reductase large subunit produces the protein MAELVVVGQGMVGHRLVEALRARDTAGRWRITALAEEPRPAYDRVALSSYFDGATEDDLRLEPVPDGDGLFDLRLDEPVHDIDRVARTVTTASGATHAYDAVVLATGSRPFVPPVEGADAPGCFVYRTIDDLDAIRAAAEGARTGVVVGGGLLGLEAANALTSLRLDTHVVEFAARLMPAQVDEGGGALLGQLVTELGVTVHCDVSGRSVESGSDGRVRRLVLSDGEAIDTDLVVFSAGVRPRDELARNAGLPVGERGGVVVDAACRTADPSIFAVGECACLEGSVYGLVAPGYAMAEVVADRLLGGSAAFPGADTATKLKLLGVDVASFGDAHARTDGALEVVLNDPVARTYAKVVVSDDARTLLGGVLVGDATRYATLRPLVGRPLPADPAVLIAPAPGDAVGVGVGSLPDDAQICTCNVVTKGAILTAITDEGCTDVPAIKACTRAGTSCGSCVPSLGQLLATAGVEQSKALCEHFDQSRAELFEIVAVTGVRTFSDLVARHGRGRGCDICKPAVASILASQGNGHVLAGEQATLQDTNDHFLANLQRNGTYSVVPRIPGGEISPRKLMVIGQVAEDFGLYTKITGGQRIDMFGARVEQLPEIWRRLVDAGFESGHAYGKAMRTVKSCVGSTWCRYGVQDSVTLAIELELRYRGLRAPHKIKAGVSGCARECAEAQAKDVGVIATEQGWSLYVGGNGGFRPRHAELFVNDVDRDTLVRLIDRYLLFYVRTADRMQRTASWIEAMDGGLDHLRAVIVDDSLGICAELDAAMARHVSSYADEWRAVLDDQDKLARFVSFVNAPDTPDPSITFSVERDQRVPAPVSVDLGMPNANRR, from the coding sequence ATGGCGGAGCTCGTCGTCGTCGGGCAGGGGATGGTCGGTCACCGGCTGGTCGAGGCCCTGCGTGCCCGTGACACCGCGGGCCGGTGGCGGATCACCGCGCTCGCCGAGGAACCGCGGCCCGCGTACGACCGGGTCGCGCTGTCGTCGTATTTCGACGGCGCCACCGAGGACGACCTCCGCCTTGAGCCCGTGCCCGACGGCGACGGGCTGTTCGACCTGCGGCTGGATGAACCTGTCCATGACATCGACCGCGTGGCGCGGACGGTCACGACCGCGTCGGGTGCGACGCACGCCTACGACGCGGTCGTGCTCGCCACCGGCTCGCGGCCGTTCGTCCCGCCGGTCGAGGGCGCGGATGCTCCTGGCTGCTTCGTCTACCGGACGATCGACGACCTCGACGCGATCCGGGCCGCCGCCGAGGGAGCACGCACCGGTGTCGTCGTCGGCGGCGGTCTGCTCGGGCTCGAGGCGGCGAACGCACTCACGTCGCTTCGCCTCGACACTCACGTCGTCGAGTTCGCCGCGCGGTTGATGCCGGCGCAGGTCGACGAGGGCGGCGGTGCCCTGCTTGGCCAGTTGGTCACGGAGTTGGGCGTCACCGTGCACTGCGACGTTTCCGGTCGATCCGTCGAGAGCGGCTCGGACGGGCGGGTGCGGCGGCTGGTGCTGTCCGACGGCGAGGCGATCGACACCGACCTCGTCGTCTTCTCCGCAGGAGTGCGCCCCCGCGACGAGCTGGCCAGGAATGCCGGACTGCCCGTCGGCGAGCGCGGCGGCGTCGTCGTCGACGCGGCCTGCCGTACGGCCGACCCGTCCATCTTCGCGGTCGGGGAGTGCGCGTGTCTCGAGGGCAGCGTGTACGGACTGGTGGCACCGGGTTACGCGATGGCCGAGGTGGTCGCCGACCGGCTGTTGGGCGGCAGCGCCGCGTTCCCCGGCGCCGACACGGCGACCAAGCTGAAACTGCTCGGCGTCGACGTGGCCAGCTTCGGCGATGCGCACGCCCGTACCGACGGCGCGCTGGAGGTCGTGCTGAACGACCCCGTCGCCCGCACCTACGCCAAGGTCGTCGTCTCCGACGACGCGCGCACGCTGCTCGGCGGCGTGCTCGTCGGAGACGCGACCCGGTACGCGACACTGCGTCCGCTGGTCGGGCGACCGCTGCCCGCCGATCCTGCCGTGCTCATCGCCCCGGCCCCCGGCGACGCCGTGGGAGTCGGCGTCGGCTCGCTGCCCGACGACGCGCAGATCTGCACCTGCAACGTCGTCACCAAGGGCGCGATCCTGACGGCGATCACCGACGAGGGGTGCACGGACGTCCCGGCGATCAAGGCGTGCACCCGGGCGGGCACCAGCTGCGGCAGCTGTGTCCCGTCGCTCGGTCAGCTCCTCGCGACCGCCGGAGTCGAGCAGTCGAAGGCGCTGTGCGAGCACTTCGACCAGTCCAGGGCGGAGCTGTTCGAGATCGTCGCCGTGACGGGGGTACGGACCTTCTCCGACCTGGTCGCCCGGCACGGCCGCGGGCGCGGGTGCGACATCTGCAAGCCGGCGGTGGCGTCCATCCTCGCGTCCCAGGGCAACGGCCACGTCCTGGCCGGCGAGCAGGCGACGCTGCAGGACACCAACGACCACTTCCTCGCCAACCTCCAGCGCAACGGCACGTACTCGGTGGTGCCGCGGATTCCCGGCGGCGAGATCAGCCCGCGGAAGCTGATGGTCATCGGGCAGGTCGCGGAGGACTTCGGCCTCTACACGAAGATCACCGGCGGTCAGCGCATCGACATGTTCGGTGCGCGGGTCGAACAGCTGCCGGAGATCTGGCGCCGGCTCGTCGACGCCGGCTTCGAGTCGGGTCATGCCTACGGCAAGGCGATGCGGACCGTGAAGTCGTGTGTCGGCTCGACCTGGTGCCGGTACGGCGTGCAGGACTCGGTAACGCTGGCGATCGAGCTCGAGCTGCGCTATCGCGGGTTGCGCGCACCCCACAAGATCAAGGCGGGCGTGTCGGGCTGTGCCAGGGAGTGCGCCGAGGCCCAGGCCAAGGACGTCGGGGTCATCGCCACCGAGCAGGGCTGGAGCCTGTACGTGGGCGGCAACGGCGGGTTCCGTCCCCGCCACGCGGAACTGTTCGTGAACGACGTCGACCGCGACACGCTCGTGCGGCTCATCGACAGGTACCTCTTGTTCTACGTCAGGACCGCCGACCGGATGCAGCGCACCGCGTCCTGGATCGAGGCGATGGACGGTGGTCTCGACCACCTCCGCGCCGTCATCGTCGACGACAGCCTCGGCATCTGCGCCGAGCTCGACGCGGCGATGGCGCGCCACGTCTCGTCGTACGCCGACGAGTGGCGGGCGGTGCTCGACGACCAGGACAAGCTGGCGCGGTTCGTCTCGTTCGTCAACGCGCCCGACACTCCCGACCCGTCGATCACGTTCAGCGTCGAACGCGATCAGCGCGTCCCAGCACCGGTATCGGTCGATCTCGGCATGCCGAACGCGAACCGGAGGTGA
- a CDS encoding thiamine pyrophosphate-binding protein gives MSESTASSRTGASVVADTLGGYGVTHIFQVPAVIRRSFAEMERRQPQISRITTHGEKSAAYMADGYARVAHRPGVCAAQVIGALNLCAGLREPFLAGSPVIAITGGRDPATKFRHVYQEVDDLPAFDQVTKFNGSIDDVSRFSDMFRHAFRVATTGHPGPVHLQVQGNEGQLDGRTGELQAVVEPSFAEVPAYRPVADDESLLALLHALAAAERPIIVAGGGVRSSRAGAELVALAEALSVPVATSANGKDVIPGTHPLSVGVCGTYSRQCANDAVTAADLVFFVGTKTGGMTTHFWTVPPLGSKAVQLDIEPQHIGRNYPVEVAVLADARTALRRMLELLDGMDRPARSGWLARVDTLMSDWAAQYREVLTSSDVPVRPERLCGELTTSLPADAVVVVDTGHAGMWMAEFHDVTSTEQDYLRSAGHLGWAFPAGIGAKAAAPERPTFVFTGDSGIYYHLAEIETAVRWRINSITVVNNNDSGNQSKRGFDRAYDGQATPRSREMWTFEPVDFAKVAENLGAVGIRVDKPAELPLAFERAMQADRPVVIDVHTDIAAEAPLAGA, from the coding sequence ATGTCCGAAAGCACGGCGAGCTCCCGTACCGGTGCCTCGGTAGTGGCCGACACTCTCGGCGGTTACGGAGTCACCCACATCTTCCAGGTCCCTGCCGTGATTCGGCGGAGCTTCGCGGAGATGGAGCGCCGGCAACCGCAGATCTCCCGGATCACGACACACGGAGAGAAGTCGGCCGCCTACATGGCGGACGGGTACGCGCGGGTCGCACATCGTCCCGGCGTGTGCGCTGCGCAGGTCATCGGCGCGCTCAACCTCTGCGCCGGCCTGCGCGAACCGTTCCTCGCCGGTTCTCCGGTCATCGCCATCACCGGGGGCCGCGATCCGGCCACCAAGTTCCGCCACGTCTACCAAGAGGTCGACGACCTGCCCGCGTTCGACCAGGTGACCAAGTTCAACGGGTCGATCGACGACGTGTCCCGGTTCAGCGACATGTTCCGGCACGCGTTCCGGGTGGCCACCACCGGGCACCCAGGTCCGGTGCACCTGCAGGTCCAGGGCAACGAAGGTCAGCTGGACGGCCGCACGGGCGAGCTGCAGGCGGTGGTCGAGCCGTCGTTCGCCGAAGTGCCGGCGTATCGCCCGGTAGCCGACGACGAGTCGTTGCTCGCGCTGTTGCACGCGCTGGCGGCCGCGGAACGCCCGATCATCGTGGCCGGCGGTGGCGTGCGCTCGTCGCGGGCGGGCGCCGAGCTGGTGGCACTGGCCGAGGCACTGTCCGTCCCCGTCGCCACGTCCGCCAATGGCAAGGACGTCATTCCCGGCACCCATCCACTGTCGGTGGGGGTCTGCGGCACGTACTCACGCCAGTGCGCGAACGACGCGGTCACCGCCGCCGATCTCGTGTTCTTCGTCGGCACCAAGACGGGCGGCATGACCACGCACTTCTGGACGGTCCCGCCGCTCGGCAGCAAGGCGGTCCAGCTGGACATCGAGCCGCAGCACATCGGGCGCAACTATCCGGTGGAGGTCGCTGTGCTCGCCGATGCCCGCACGGCGTTGCGGCGGATGCTGGAGTTGCTCGACGGGATGGACCGGCCCGCTCGGTCGGGCTGGCTGGCGCGGGTGGACACGCTCATGTCGGACTGGGCGGCCCAGTACCGTGAGGTGCTCACGAGCAGCGACGTGCCGGTCCGACCGGAACGGCTCTGCGGCGAGCTGACCACGTCCCTGCCCGCCGACGCCGTGGTCGTCGTGGATACCGGGCACGCAGGCATGTGGATGGCCGAGTTCCACGACGTCACCTCGACCGAGCAGGACTACCTCCGCAGTGCCGGTCATCTCGGCTGGGCGTTCCCCGCCGGGATCGGCGCGAAGGCAGCGGCACCCGAGCGTCCGACCTTCGTGTTCACGGGCGACTCGGGGATCTACTACCACCTCGCCGAGATCGAGACCGCGGTGCGCTGGCGGATCAACAGCATCACCGTGGTCAACAACAACGACTCGGGGAACCAGAGCAAGCGCGGGTTCGACCGGGCGTACGACGGTCAGGCGACGCCGCGGTCGCGCGAGATGTGGACCTTCGAACCGGTGGACTTCGCCAAGGTCGCCGAGAACCTGGGCGCGGTCGGCATCCGCGTCGACAAGCCCGCCGAGCTGCCCCTGGCGTTCGAACGGGCCATGCAGGCCGACAGGCCCGTGGTGATCGACGTGCACACCGACATCGCCGCGGAGGCTCCACTCGCCGGCGCCTGA
- a CDS encoding NAD(P)/FAD-dependent oxidoreductase: protein MTRHVVVVGYGMAGARFAEEVRRRDPDAGRVRLTVLGAEPYRAYNRVLLSSALAGGLDLAAVETHGPDWARTSRVDVRTGTAVAAIDRARRRVWLGDGTAVGYEGLVLATGSRPWLPPIDGLASPDGGLAAGVSVFRELDDCRRIRELVEPGDAVAVLGGGLLGLEAARGLAATGCRVTVVHPVGHLMERQLDAAAGGVLRDGMAGLGVTVRLNATAARWIPGRGLALDDGSRLDCAAVVVAAGVRPATALADRSGLAVDRGVVVDDRLATSDPRVYAVGDCAQHRGVVGGLVQPAWEQAAVLADLLTGADPSARYGGTRPVTRLKAADLDLASAGDAHAEDDGTTEAVRVEDPRRGRYAKLVLRDDRVVGAIMLGLPDAAATVLRLFDTGDPAPADRLALLLGRAFPAGDASPAEPAETDVVCRCNTVTVGAIRRAWHAGARSTTGLAAATRATTGCGGCHRDLETVVHRLADAERTATEGEVA, encoded by the coding sequence GTGACGCGGCACGTGGTCGTCGTCGGGTACGGGATGGCGGGTGCCCGGTTCGCCGAGGAGGTGCGGCGTCGCGACCCGGATGCCGGCCGCGTGCGCCTCACCGTGCTGGGCGCGGAACCGTACCGCGCCTACAACCGGGTGCTGCTGTCGAGCGCGCTGGCCGGCGGGCTCGACCTCGCCGCGGTCGAGACACACGGTCCCGACTGGGCGCGGACGTCCCGCGTGGACGTCCGCACGGGCACTGCGGTCGCCGCGATCGACCGCGCGCGGCGACGGGTGTGGCTGGGTGACGGGACCGCGGTGGGTTACGAAGGCCTCGTCCTCGCGACCGGGAGCCGGCCGTGGTTGCCGCCGATCGACGGGCTCGCGTCACCGGACGGCGGGCTCGCCGCCGGTGTGTCGGTGTTCCGCGAGCTCGACGACTGCCGCCGCATCCGCGAGCTGGTCGAGCCGGGTGACGCCGTGGCGGTCCTCGGCGGCGGTCTCCTCGGCCTCGAGGCGGCCCGCGGACTCGCCGCGACCGGCTGCCGCGTGACGGTCGTCCACCCGGTGGGCCACCTGATGGAACGCCAGCTCGACGCGGCGGCAGGGGGCGTCCTGCGGGACGGCATGGCGGGTCTGGGCGTCACCGTCCGGCTGAACGCGACCGCAGCGCGGTGGATCCCGGGGCGTGGGCTCGCCCTCGACGACGGCAGTCGGCTCGACTGCGCCGCCGTCGTGGTGGCCGCCGGGGTGCGGCCGGCGACGGCGCTCGCCGACCGTTCGGGTCTGGCCGTCGACCGCGGTGTCGTCGTCGACGACCGGCTGGCGACGTCCGATCCGCGCGTGTACGCCGTCGGCGACTGCGCCCAGCACCGCGGCGTCGTCGGCGGCCTCGTCCAGCCGGCATGGGAGCAGGCGGCGGTGCTCGCCGACCTGCTCACCGGCGCCGACCCGAGCGCGCGGTACGGCGGGACCCGGCCGGTGACCCGGCTCAAGGCCGCCGACCTCGACCTCGCCTCCGCTGGCGACGCGCACGCCGAGGACGACGGAACGACCGAGGCGGTGCGCGTGGAGGACCCGCGACGAGGCCGGTACGCGAAGCTCGTGCTTCGCGACGATCGGGTCGTCGGCGCGATCATGCTCGGCCTGCCGGATGCCGCCGCCACCGTCCTGCGCCTCTTCGACACCGGTGACCCGGCTCCCGCCGACCGCCTCGCGCTGCTGCTCGGGCGCGCGTTCCCCGCCGGCGACGCGTCCCCCGCCGAACCTGCCGAGACCGACGTCGTGTGCCGGTGCAACACGGTGACCGTGGGTGCGATCCGCCGTGCCTGGCACGCGGGCGCGCGGTCGACGACCGGGCTCGCCGCGGCGACCCGCGCCACCACCGGGTGCGGTGGTTGCCACCGCGACCTCGAGACCGTCGTGCACCGGCTGGCCGACGCGGAGCGGACGGCGACGGAAGGGGAGGTCGCGTGA
- a CDS encoding MFS transporter — protein sequence MSTQERRRRGRWLADWNPEDARFWEVTGRRIANRNLWASIFSEHLGFSTWTMWSMLVLFMTPENGFGLDVAQKFLLTSMVALVGAVLRVPYTLAVPRFGGRNWTIVNSFLLLVPLALAALVVSRPDAPYWVFLLVAVAAGCGGGNFSSSMTNINMFFPERRKGWALGLNAGGGNLGVAMIQIVGLVVVAVAGTSHPEYLPMIYLPLIVLAGLAAARFMDNIAGVRSDVRAQFGVMKDSHSWVMSLLYIGTFGSFIGYSFAFGLVLQNQFDRTPLEAAAVTFLGPLLGSLSRPFGGWLSDRAGGARVTFWNFGLMIGGVAVILVGSARDSLTVFTVGFIVLFVLTGIGNGSTYKMIPSIFAAKAQDRIAAGVDPEDARRWARLAAGSLIGLCGAIGAVGGVLINLAFRQSFLSFASGSPAFVAFLVFYVVCMVVTFAVYVRRPIRARV from the coding sequence GTGTCGACACAGGAACGACGACGCCGTGGTCGTTGGCTCGCCGACTGGAACCCCGAGGACGCGCGGTTCTGGGAGGTCACCGGACGCAGGATCGCCAACCGCAATCTCTGGGCGTCGATATTCTCCGAGCATCTCGGCTTCTCCACGTGGACGATGTGGTCGATGCTCGTGCTCTTCATGACCCCGGAGAACGGGTTCGGGCTCGACGTGGCGCAGAAGTTCCTGCTCACCTCGATGGTGGCACTCGTCGGAGCCGTCCTGCGCGTGCCGTACACGCTTGCCGTGCCGCGGTTCGGTGGACGGAACTGGACGATCGTCAACTCGTTCCTGTTGCTGGTGCCCCTGGCGCTGGCCGCGCTCGTCGTGTCGCGGCCGGACGCGCCGTACTGGGTGTTCCTGCTCGTCGCGGTCGCCGCCGGCTGCGGCGGCGGGAACTTCTCGTCGTCCATGACGAACATCAACATGTTCTTCCCCGAGCGGCGCAAGGGGTGGGCGCTCGGGCTGAACGCGGGGGGCGGCAACCTCGGCGTGGCGATGATTCAGATCGTCGGGCTGGTCGTCGTCGCGGTGGCGGGAACGAGCCACCCCGAGTACCTGCCGATGATCTACCTGCCGCTGATCGTGCTGGCGGGCCTCGCGGCAGCACGCTTCATGGACAACATCGCGGGCGTCAGGTCCGACGTGCGCGCGCAGTTCGGCGTGATGAAGGACAGCCACAGCTGGGTCATGTCGTTGCTGTACATCGGGACGTTCGGCTCGTTCATCGGCTACAGCTTCGCGTTCGGGCTGGTCCTGCAGAACCAGTTCGACCGCACTCCGCTCGAGGCGGCCGCCGTCACCTTCCTCGGGCCGCTGCTCGGGTCGCTGTCCCGGCCGTTCGGCGGTTGGCTGTCGGACCGGGCAGGCGGCGCCCGGGTGACGTTCTGGAACTTCGGTCTGATGATCGGCGGCGTCGCGGTGATCCTGGTCGGGTCGGCGCGGGACTCGCTGACCGTGTTCACCGTCGGGTTCATCGTGCTGTTCGTCCTCACGGGCATCGGCAACGGCTCGACGTACAAGATGATCCCGTCGATCTTCGCGGCCAAGGCGCAGGACCGGATCGCGGCCGGCGTCGATCCCGAGGACGCGAGGAGGTGGGCCCGCCTCGCCGCCGGCTCGCTGATCGGTCTGTGCGGTGCGATAGGCGCGGTCGGCGGCGTGCTCATCAACCTGGCGTTCCGCCAGTCGTTCCTCAGCTTCGCGTCCGGGTCACCGGCCTTCGTCGCCTTCCTCGTCTTCTACGTGGTCTGCATGGTCGTCACGTTCGCCGTCTACGTGCGCCGGCCGATACGGGCACGCGTGTGA
- a CDS encoding molybdopterin-dependent oxidoreductase, producing MTLTPVDDPRAPVVVTARDFPTNRGGLCQKGWTSAELLAVEDRLTTPLVRDDRGAPPRPVGWDTALDHVAGRLAELRERYGPHSVAVFGGGGLTNEKAYLLGKFARVALGTSQVDYNGRFCMSSAAAAGMAAFGVDRGLPFPVTDLGGADVIMLVGANVAETMPPLMGHLRGARLVVVDPRRTATAADAVAAGGMHLQPLPGTDLALALGLLHVAVAEGLHDEAYLADRTEGFADAWRIAAQWWPERAERVTGVAASDMREVVRVLAAAERAFVLTGRGTEQHANGTDTVAGWINLALALGLPGRLGSGYGCLTGQGNGQGGREHGQKADQLPGYRMITDPDARRHVARVWGVEPDTLPGPGRSAYELLLALGRDDGPRALLLFGSNPLVSAPDSAAVADRLAALDLLVVADFVPSETAARADVVLPVTQWAEEDGTMTSLEGRVLRRRRAVAPPAGVRTDLEVLHGLAVRLGQPAERFPTDPERVFAELAAASAGGTADYGGITYPRLDQPDAVHWPCPDAGHPGTPRPLGHRFARPNGRARFVTVDHRDPAEMPDAAYPLRATTGRALQHYQSGAQTRRVAELAEAVPEAFVEVHPDTAGRAGLVDGVWARVVSRRGTTHARVRYAPGLRLDTVFLPFHFPGLQAANAVTNPALDPISRMPEFKACAVRLERSS from the coding sequence ATGACCCTCACCCCGGTCGACGATCCGCGTGCGCCGGTCGTGGTCACGGCGCGAGACTTCCCGACGAACCGAGGCGGGCTGTGTCAGAAGGGGTGGACGTCGGCCGAGCTGCTCGCTGTCGAGGACCGGCTGACGACGCCGCTGGTGCGCGACGATCGAGGCGCGCCGCCGCGGCCGGTGGGCTGGGACACCGCGCTGGACCACGTCGCGGGTCGCCTCGCCGAGCTGCGTGAGCGGTACGGGCCGCACTCTGTCGCGGTGTTCGGCGGCGGTGGTCTCACCAACGAGAAGGCGTACCTGCTCGGCAAGTTCGCCCGGGTCGCGCTGGGTACGTCGCAGGTCGACTACAACGGCCGGTTCTGCATGTCGTCGGCCGCGGCGGCGGGCATGGCGGCCTTCGGTGTCGACCGAGGGCTGCCGTTCCCGGTGACCGATCTCGGCGGGGCGGACGTGATCATGCTCGTCGGCGCGAACGTGGCGGAGACGATGCCGCCGTTGATGGGTCACCTGCGCGGCGCGCGGCTGGTGGTGGTCGACCCGCGGCGGACGGCGACGGCCGCGGACGCGGTCGCGGCCGGTGGGATGCACCTGCAGCCGTTACCCGGCACGGATCTCGCGCTGGCGCTGGGACTGCTGCACGTCGCGGTCGCCGAAGGCCTGCACGACGAGGCATACCTCGCCGACCGGACCGAGGGGTTCGCGGACGCGTGGCGGATCGCCGCGCAGTGGTGGCCGGAACGTGCCGAGCGGGTCACGGGGGTCGCTGCCTCGGACATGCGGGAGGTCGTCCGGGTGCTCGCCGCCGCCGAGAGGGCGTTCGTGCTCACCGGGCGCGGCACCGAGCAGCACGCCAACGGCACGGACACGGTCGCCGGCTGGATCAACCTGGCCCTCGCCCTCGGCCTGCCCGGGCGCCTCGGGTCGGGCTACGGGTGCCTGACCGGGCAGGGCAACGGGCAAGGCGGCCGGGAGCACGGGCAGAAGGCCGACCAGCTGCCCGGCTACCGGATGATCACCGACCCGGACGCGCGGCGCCACGTCGCGCGGGTGTGGGGGGTCGAGCCCGACACCCTCCCGGGACCAGGGCGCAGCGCGTACGAACTGCTGCTCGCACTCGGCAGGGACGACGGCCCCCGGGCGCTGCTGCTCTTCGGCTCCAACCCGCTGGTGTCGGCTCCTGACTCGGCAGCGGTGGCGGATCGGCTCGCGGCGCTCGACCTGCTGGTGGTCGCGGACTTCGTGCCGTCCGAGACGGCCGCACGCGCCGACGTCGTCCTGCCCGTGACGCAGTGGGCGGAGGAGGACGGCACGATGACGAGCCTCGAGGGTCGGGTGCTGCGCCGCCGCCGTGCCGTCGCGCCGCCTGCGGGCGTGCGGACCGATCTCGAGGTGCTGCACGGCCTCGCGGTACGGCTCGGCCAGCCCGCGGAACGGTTCCCCACCGACCCGGAGCGCGTCTTCGCCGAGCTCGCGGCCGCGTCGGCGGGCGGCACCGCCGACTACGGCGGGATCACCTACCCGCGGCTCGACCAGCCCGACGCGGTGCACTGGCCGTGTCCCGACGCCGGTCACCCGGGCACACCTCGGCCGCTGGGTCACCGGTTCGCCCGGCCCAACGGACGGGCACGGTTCGTCACGGTCGACCACCGTGACCCCGCGGAGATGCCGGATGCGGCGTACCCGTTGCGCGCCACGACCGGCCGGGCGCTGCAGCACTACCAGTCGGGCGCGCAGACCCGGCGGGTCGCCGAGCTGGCCGAGGCGGTTCCCGAGGCGTTCGTCGAGGTGCACCCGGACACCGCAGGACGCGCCGGGCTGGTCGACGGGGTCTGGGCACGCGTGGTGTCCCGTCGCGGGACGACGCACGCGCGGGTGCGGTACGCGCCGGGGCTGCGGTTGGACACGGTCTTCCTCCCGTTCCACTTCCCAGGGCTGCAGGCGGCGAACGCCGTGACCAACCCGGCGCTCGACCCGATCAGCCGCATGCCGGAGTTCAAGGCCTGTGCCGTCCGCCTGGAGCGGTCGTCGTGA